The nucleotide sequence AGGGTTATTGACACAGCAATTTGCTTGGCAAAAAGGCGCAGAACGTGTCATTGCAGTTGATCATGTAGAAAATCGTTTAAACCTTTCGAAGAGCTCCAATAAGACGGAGGTCTTTGATTTCACAAAGTATGACGATATGGGAGAAGTACTAAAGGAAAGGACGAACGGTGGTGCCGATGTTGTCATAGATTGTGTTGGGATGGATGGTAAGAAGTCTCCGTTGGAATTTGTGGAGCAAAAGCTTAAGTTGCAGGGGGGAACACTAGGCGCAATTCAAATCGCAACTAAAGCAGTGAAGAAATTTGGAACGGTCCAGCTGACTGGCGTGTATGGGGGATTATATAACATGTTCCCATTAGGTCCATTCTTCCAACGAAATGTTTCCCTTCGAATGGGACAAGCCCCAGCTCGAGCATATATGGACACGTTATATAAACAAATCATCAACGAAGAGATTGATCCAACAAAAATCATTACACATGAAATGCCTTTGGAACAAGCTGCACATGGCTATGATATCTTCAATCGAAAGGAAGACAACTGCGTCAAAGTTATCCTAAAACCATAAAGAAAAGTCGGGTGGTGCCACCCGACTCTTATCGGTTTTTGTCGAAGGATAGAGAGGGTCTTTTCTTTGTTATTATTCGAAATCTCCAGTAAAATGAAACAAAACTATGAATCTATAATCGAATAACAAAGAGAGGTACCCCAATGACGTGGAAAGGTAAAAC is from Radiobacillus kanasensis and encodes:
- a CDS encoding zinc-dependent alcohol dehydrogenase, with the translated sequence MKAVTYQGKYAVGVTQVPDPTIQDREDVIIRVTSTAICGSDLHLYQGNIPLPIGYSIGHEPMGIVEEVGPDVTKVRKGDRVVIPFTLACGHCPYCEAHQESQCDNANPHYDSGGYFGYSEKFGDLPGGQAEYLRVPYGNYTPFRVPDDCEMEDNSLLFLSDVLPTAYWSVENAGVKPGDTVIVLGCGPIGLLTQQFAWQKGAERVIAVDHVENRLNLSKSSNKTEVFDFTKYDDMGEVLKERTNGGADVVIDCVGMDGKKSPLEFVEQKLKLQGGTLGAIQIATKAVKKFGTVQLTGVYGGLYNMFPLGPFFQRNVSLRMGQAPARAYMDTLYKQIINEEIDPTKIITHEMPLEQAAHGYDIFNRKEDNCVKVILKP